One segment of Phaeacidiphilus oryzae TH49 DNA contains the following:
- a CDS encoding RNA 2'-phosphotransferase: MPRRAPSSRFLALVLRHRPELVGIQLDSAGWVAVDRLLAALAEDGRPLSRAELDEIVATNDKRRFEVEGTGATARIRASQGHSVAVELGYAPAVPPDLLFHGTHGGAVDAILREGLRPMTRHAVHLSAEAGSAARVGARRGRPVVLRVDAARMARDGYRFEVSANGVWLVEAVPPAYLAPEG, translated from the coding sequence ATGCCCCGCCGTGCCCCGTCGTCCAGGTTCCTGGCTCTGGTCCTTCGCCATCGGCCCGAGCTGGTGGGAATCCAACTCGACTCCGCCGGCTGGGTGGCGGTCGACCGGCTGCTGGCGGCACTCGCGGAGGATGGACGGCCGCTGTCGCGGGCGGAGTTGGACGAGATCGTCGCGACCAACGACAAGCGGCGGTTCGAGGTGGAGGGGACGGGCGCGACGGCGCGGATCCGGGCCAGCCAAGGGCACAGCGTGGCCGTGGAGCTGGGGTATGCGCCGGCCGTGCCGCCTGACCTGCTGTTCCACGGGACGCACGGCGGGGCGGTGGACGCGATCCTGCGGGAGGGGCTGCGGCCGATGACGCGGCACGCCGTCCACCTCTCCGCCGAGGCCGGGAGCGCGGCCCGGGTGGGCGCCCGGCGCGGCCGGCCGGTGGTGCTGCGGGTGGACGCGGCCCGGATGGCCCGGGACGGCTACCGATTCGAGGTGTCGGCCAACGGGGTGTGGCTGGTCGAGGCGGTGCCGCCGGCCTACCTGGCGCCGGAGGGCTGA
- a CDS encoding LLM class flavin-dependent oxidoreductase, protein MASTVVRFNQVAPGLGRGDVSGRYRATVEMAAFAEEAGVDLVTLEEHHCAEDGWSPAPLATAGAVLGRTERIAVMVSALITPLYDPLRLAEEIAVLDHIGRGRLTVVAGIGYRPAEYEAFGVEWRRRGRIQDEVLETLLAAWTGSPFEYRGRTVRITPPPYTEPHPPLLVGGTSMAAVKRAVRLRLPFFSADNLPELADAYQKLSAEAGWDGGFALLPPERSKFVYCTEDPEQAWARYGEYFLHEARTYASWQRAEISSAVASHATGTVEELRAEGVYCCLTPDECVADAEAQGPLGSVILHPLVGGMPVEDGWRSLRLFAERVLPRLK, encoded by the coding sequence ATGGCGAGCACCGTAGTGCGGTTCAACCAAGTGGCGCCCGGGCTGGGGCGGGGGGATGTCTCGGGGCGGTATCGGGCGACGGTGGAGATGGCGGCGTTCGCCGAAGAGGCCGGGGTGGACCTGGTGACGCTGGAGGAGCATCACTGCGCGGAGGACGGGTGGAGTCCGGCTCCGCTGGCCACCGCGGGGGCGGTGCTCGGGCGGACCGAGCGGATCGCGGTGATGGTGTCGGCGCTGATCACGCCGTTGTACGACCCGCTGCGGCTGGCCGAGGAGATCGCCGTCCTCGATCACATCGGGCGCGGGCGGCTGACGGTGGTGGCCGGGATCGGGTACCGGCCGGCCGAGTACGAGGCGTTCGGGGTGGAGTGGAGGCGGCGGGGCAGGATCCAGGACGAGGTGCTGGAGACGCTGCTCGCCGCCTGGACCGGGTCACCGTTCGAGTACCGGGGGCGGACGGTGCGGATCACTCCGCCGCCGTACACCGAGCCGCATCCGCCGCTGCTGGTCGGCGGGACGTCGATGGCCGCGGTGAAGCGGGCCGTACGGCTGCGGCTGCCGTTCTTCTCGGCCGACAATCTGCCCGAACTGGCCGACGCGTACCAGAAGTTGAGCGCCGAGGCGGGCTGGGACGGCGGCTTCGCGCTGCTGCCGCCCGAGCGGTCCAAGTTCGTTTACTGCACGGAGGATCCGGAGCAGGCGTGGGCGCGGTACGGGGAGTACTTCCTCCACGAGGCCCGGACCTACGCCTCCTGGCAGCGGGCCGAGATCAGCTCGGCGGTGGCCTCGCATGCGACCGGCACGGTGGAGGAGCTGCGGGCGGAGGGGGTGTACTGCTGCCTCACGCCGGACGAGTGCGTGGCGGACGCGGAGGCCCAGGGGCCGCTGGGCTCGGTGATCCTCCATCCGCTGGTGGGCGGGATGCCGGTGGAGGACGGGTGGCGCAGCCTGCGGCTGTTCGCGGAGCGGGTGCTGCCCCGGCTGAAATAG
- a CDS encoding effector-associated constant component EACC1, producing the protein MEAEIRLVDADGSSSLVDLGRWLSGQRGLVGRVRQVRGAVGEQELSGGAVELLMVAVGSGGTISVLSNALSAWLGSRNETIRIANGDTTAEFPAGTDPQTLEKYLNLLRSDADGG; encoded by the coding sequence GTGGAGGCGGAGATCCGACTCGTTGATGCGGACGGTTCGAGCAGCTTGGTTGATCTTGGCCGATGGCTGAGTGGTCAGCGCGGTCTAGTTGGCAGGGTTCGACAAGTACGTGGAGCGGTTGGTGAGCAGGAGCTGAGTGGTGGGGCCGTAGAGCTCCTCATGGTGGCTGTGGGGTCCGGCGGTACAATCTCCGTCCTGTCCAACGCGTTGAGCGCCTGGCTGGGAAGCCGGAACGAGACCATTCGCATCGCGAACGGAGATACGACGGCGGAATTTCCCGCAGGCACCGATCCGCAGACGTTGGAGAAATACCTCAACTTGCTCCGGAGTGACGCAGATGGCGGGTGA
- a CDS encoding caspase family protein encodes MAGEVIDFDRSRAILIGVAHYDDKRFREIPAAENSVARMHAVLTDPSLGGWPEPRVSVHVDPRATGSFAADLADLAVTAEEALFFYFVGHGALSTMNELCLALSDTRWDHVEPTGLHYAAVKRILKHSAARLKAVILDCCYSGQAIEALSGNVIDSLALSGSTVITAADQAAHVVPLEQQATACTSFTHHLLSILEEGRSHGPDVLTLQEVYPILQNRLREHDLPAPNQRTTESAGLFPLARNRAVAIASLRVTATAAQLPVGERFALVIWRTSSSYLVDADGRRYDETDDDEEALLEDDRQWWSIARWRTPNLKALVVVTDGRVGRIREVQGVDEKTTAAGRNSKLVLMVSPPLDSDGVVRALPGLPFALGDAYPAVQGKLREYITF; translated from the coding sequence ATGGCGGGTGAAGTAATCGACTTCGATCGGTCTCGAGCCATCCTCATCGGCGTCGCTCACTACGACGATAAGAGATTCCGCGAGATTCCAGCCGCCGAAAATAGCGTTGCTCGCATGCATGCAGTGCTGACTGACCCTTCCTTGGGTGGCTGGCCGGAGCCGCGAGTTTCGGTCCATGTGGACCCGCGTGCTACTGGCTCCTTCGCGGCAGATCTGGCCGATCTCGCTGTGACCGCTGAGGAAGCCCTATTTTTCTACTTTGTGGGCCACGGGGCACTTAGTACCATGAACGAGTTATGTTTGGCACTCAGTGACACACGCTGGGATCACGTGGAACCGACGGGCTTGCATTACGCCGCAGTAAAGAGAATCCTCAAGCATAGCGCCGCACGCCTTAAGGCCGTGATTCTTGATTGCTGCTACTCCGGCCAGGCAATAGAGGCGCTTAGTGGAAATGTGATCGATAGCCTTGCGCTATCAGGAAGCACCGTTATCACCGCGGCTGACCAAGCCGCACATGTAGTTCCGCTGGAGCAGCAGGCCACGGCGTGCACGTCGTTCACTCATCATCTGTTGAGCATCCTCGAAGAGGGGCGCTCGCATGGTCCGGATGTGCTCACGTTGCAGGAGGTCTATCCGATCCTGCAGAATCGGCTTCGCGAGCATGATCTGCCAGCCCCGAACCAGCGCACGACTGAGTCCGCTGGACTCTTTCCGCTCGCTCGGAACCGTGCTGTAGCTATAGCGTCGCTGAGGGTGACTGCAACGGCCGCGCAACTTCCAGTCGGCGAGCGATTTGCCTTGGTTATCTGGCGAACTAGCAGTTCCTATCTAGTCGATGCCGACGGCCGACGTTACGACGAAACGGACGACGACGAGGAAGCCCTGCTTGAGGATGACCGCCAGTGGTGGTCCATTGCCCGTTGGCGGACGCCAAATCTCAAAGCTTTGGTTGTAGTCACCGACGGCAGGGTCGGACGCATCCGCGAAGTGCAGGGGGTGGACGAGAAAACCACCGCCGCGGGCAGGAATAGCAAACTCGTGCTGATGGTGAGTCCGCCGCTGGACTCAGACGGCGTGGTGCGGGCTCTGCCGGGGCTACCCTTCGCGCTCGGCGACGCGTACCCGGCCGTCCAGGGAAAACTGCGAGAGTACATCACTTTCTGA
- a CDS encoding DUF3427 domain-containing protein, translating into MTDALDGREPVAGVYEQLVTDVLEAQVGPLRETGWQIVEGAVGQESVPHVLARHVGRRTARALGALPAERRVEVANRLLRLLQEAAEDERAEQIVEGPRQLLALAEKEAPGVYAIRPATPLSESALLTNAPEDPSLGTELRAELATADRVDLICAFVKWYGLRVLEESLRAVAARGVPIRVVTTTYMGATERRALDRLVREFGAEVKINYELRSTRLHAKAWLFRRGSGFDTAYVGSSNLSRAALLDGMEWNVRLSSVSTPDVLKKFEATFDSYWSESSFETYHPDHDAERLDDALASASGRTQAGAESGSRSISLSGLEVRPYKHQEDMLSQLAAERDIHSRHRNLLVAATGTGKTVMAALDYRGLLRKLGRRPDQLSLLFVAHRQEILRQSLRTYQDVLIDANFGELLVDGEEPSNWRHVFASTRSLNPARLEALASDHFDVIVIDEFHHSVAPTYRRIIDHFQPMELLGLTATPERADGRHVHLEYFDGRIAAEMRLWEALENDLLSPFHYFGIADNTDLSAVAWRQGAYDAADLDRLFTGNEARARLIVKALHDKVSQPQQMRALGFCTSVGHARFMAAYFQRANINAVALDGTTPSRERKQALEQLRNGALQVLFSVDLFNEGLDIPDVDTLLLLRPTQSATVFLQQLGRGLRRTENKPVLTVLDFVGHHRAEFRIEEQFRALTNLTRRRLEEHVKLDFPQLPSGCQIILDRKSKEAVLENIQAQLKLGIKGLTAEVREYARPEMADYLLESRREPADLYRGSSSWTVLLRRSGLLEGQAPEGEAALLKRMPAFLHAADPLRVSAYTELLEDDARPYGELTEKEQGFARMLFFTLWPTGGGFADYQAGFESLREQRAFRSEARQLLAWNLDHTRRPTYPLLGAHATVPLAVHADYSREEILPALGASQLGGFLPGTFREGAKWCSATDTDALLVTLTKDEKDFSPTTRYRDYALSPKLFHWESQNSTSPSSGVGLRYQHHKEQGTHVLLFVRRFKKTDSGGPQPWTLLGPVDYKSHEGSKPMAIVWQLHRELPPDIELLSAVAGVG; encoded by the coding sequence GTGACCGACGCTCTCGACGGGCGCGAGCCAGTGGCCGGCGTGTATGAGCAACTGGTGACCGATGTGCTTGAAGCACAGGTCGGTCCGCTGCGGGAGACCGGCTGGCAGATCGTGGAAGGGGCGGTCGGCCAAGAGTCGGTTCCGCATGTATTGGCTCGACATGTCGGACGGCGTACGGCGCGGGCGCTGGGAGCGCTGCCTGCGGAACGGCGGGTCGAAGTGGCCAACCGTTTGCTGCGGCTGCTCCAGGAAGCGGCAGAAGATGAGAGAGCTGAGCAGATCGTCGAGGGTCCGCGGCAGTTGCTTGCTCTTGCTGAGAAGGAAGCGCCTGGTGTTTATGCGATCCGCCCGGCGACGCCGCTTTCTGAATCGGCGCTCCTCACCAACGCCCCGGAGGACCCGAGCCTGGGGACAGAGTTGCGAGCCGAGCTTGCCACGGCAGACCGGGTTGATCTGATCTGCGCCTTCGTCAAGTGGTACGGCCTGCGCGTGTTGGAGGAGTCTCTGCGCGCAGTGGCGGCTCGCGGAGTACCCATTCGTGTGGTGACCACCACCTATATGGGTGCCACTGAGCGCCGTGCCCTGGACCGGTTGGTCCGTGAGTTTGGCGCAGAGGTGAAGATCAACTATGAGCTTCGCTCTACCCGGCTGCACGCCAAGGCTTGGCTCTTTCGCCGCGGCAGCGGTTTTGACACCGCCTACGTTGGCAGTTCCAACCTATCCCGAGCCGCCCTGCTCGACGGCATGGAGTGGAACGTCCGGCTGTCCTCGGTGAGTACTCCTGACGTCCTCAAGAAATTCGAAGCCACCTTTGACTCGTATTGGAGTGAGTCGTCTTTCGAGACCTATCATCCGGATCATGACGCGGAGAGACTGGACGACGCACTAGCGTCCGCGTCGGGGCGAACGCAGGCCGGTGCCGAGTCGGGGTCGAGAAGCATCAGTCTCTCGGGTCTGGAAGTGCGTCCCTACAAGCATCAAGAGGACATGCTCAGCCAATTGGCCGCAGAGCGGGACATCCACTCGCGGCACCGAAATCTGCTGGTCGCGGCGACCGGCACGGGCAAAACGGTGATGGCAGCACTCGACTACCGTGGGCTGCTCCGCAAGCTCGGCCGAAGGCCGGATCAGCTCTCGCTGCTCTTTGTGGCACACCGTCAGGAAATTCTGCGGCAGTCACTGCGTACCTACCAGGACGTGCTAATCGACGCCAACTTCGGTGAGCTGCTGGTGGATGGTGAGGAACCGAGCAATTGGCGGCACGTCTTCGCCAGTACGAGGTCGCTCAATCCTGCCCGGCTGGAGGCCCTCGCCTCTGACCACTTCGACGTCATCGTCATTGATGAGTTCCATCACAGCGTTGCTCCCACCTACCGTCGGATTATCGACCACTTTCAGCCGATGGAGCTCTTGGGTCTGACTGCGACTCCCGAGCGCGCTGACGGTCGGCACGTTCATCTGGAGTACTTCGACGGCCGAATTGCCGCCGAGATGCGTCTCTGGGAGGCGTTGGAGAACGACCTGCTTAGCCCCTTCCACTACTTCGGGATCGCAGACAACACCGATCTGTCCGCAGTGGCCTGGCGTCAAGGAGCGTACGATGCTGCCGATCTCGACCGGCTATTCACCGGGAACGAGGCTCGCGCCAGGCTAATTGTGAAGGCATTGCACGACAAGGTCAGTCAGCCGCAGCAGATGCGCGCCCTGGGTTTTTGTACCTCGGTCGGCCACGCGCGCTTCATGGCCGCGTACTTTCAGCGAGCGAATATTAACGCGGTCGCATTGGACGGCACCACCCCAAGCAGGGAACGGAAGCAGGCTTTGGAGCAGCTACGAAACGGGGCTCTGCAAGTTCTGTTCTCCGTGGATCTATTCAATGAGGGCCTGGATATTCCGGACGTCGATACCCTGCTGCTGCTCCGGCCCACGCAGAGCGCAACGGTCTTCTTGCAGCAGTTGGGGCGTGGACTTCGTAGGACCGAAAACAAGCCTGTGTTGACCGTCCTTGATTTCGTCGGCCATCATAGGGCGGAGTTTCGCATCGAGGAGCAATTTCGGGCGCTGACCAACCTGACGCGACGTCGACTGGAAGAGCACGTTAAGCTGGATTTCCCACAGTTGCCTTCGGGCTGCCAGATCATTTTGGATCGGAAGTCGAAGGAAGCAGTTCTCGAGAACATTCAGGCGCAACTGAAACTGGGCATCAAGGGCTTGACCGCCGAAGTGCGCGAGTATGCACGACCCGAGATGGCCGACTACCTACTCGAAAGCCGTCGGGAGCCGGCCGATCTCTACCGGGGGAGCAGCAGTTGGACGGTACTGCTGAGGCGGTCAGGGCTACTTGAGGGGCAAGCGCCGGAGGGCGAAGCGGCGCTGCTCAAGCGGATGCCCGCGTTTCTCCATGCTGCGGACCCTTTGAGGGTCTCGGCCTATACCGAGCTGCTGGAGGACGATGCGCGCCCGTACGGCGAGTTGACGGAGAAAGAGCAGGGATTCGCCCGCATGCTCTTCTTCACGCTCTGGCCGACCGGAGGTGGCTTCGCCGACTACCAAGCGGGATTCGAAAGTCTCCGCGAGCAGCGGGCCTTCCGTAGCGAAGCACGGCAACTGCTGGCGTGGAACCTTGACCATACACGGCGTCCCACTTACCCGCTCCTTGGAGCGCACGCCACGGTCCCACTCGCGGTGCACGCAGACTACTCACGTGAGGAGATCTTGCCCGCTCTGGGAGCCTCTCAGCTCGGCGGTTTTCTGCCGGGGACCTTTCGGGAGGGGGCGAAGTGGTGCTCGGCCACCGACACCGATGCGCTACTAGTCACGCTTACCAAGGACGAGAAGGATTTCAGTCCGACCACACGCTACCGCGATTACGCGCTCAGTCCGAAACTGTTCCACTGGGAGTCCCAGAACAGCACATCTCCAAGCTCTGGTGTTGGTTTGCGCTATCAGCACCATAAAGAGCAGGGGACCCATGTCCTGCTCTTTGTGCGGCGGTTCAAGAAAACCGACTCCGGCGGTCCCCAGCCTTGGACGCTTCTCGGGCCGGTGGATTACAAGTCACATGAGGGCAGTAAACCGATGGCTATCGTCTGGCAACTGCACCGGGAACTACCGCCGGACATCGAGCTCCTCTCGGCGGTTGCGGGGGTCGGTTGA
- a CDS encoding molybdopterin molybdotransferase MoeA encodes MPNTAQASATSARAPGRTPLRPSAAREEVRRLSWGLAHHTAREAAAAAPLPAVLRPLADAVGHALAEPLTALTDLPAFDTAAMDGWAVAGAGPWRIRPGLLPAGELGAPLPGGTAHRIATGAPVPAGTTAVLRVEHGFEAEADGLLRSREPLAPGKDIRPRGQECRTGAPLLPAGAPLAPAALGLAAAAGHDRLRVHRRPAVRLLVTGDELVESGIPQAGRVRDALSPALLPALRALGARVLGGGARLLEDSPAPLRAELLAAEPDLFLTTGSTSAGQADLLHGVLAELGARLLVDGVAVRPGHPMLLAELPPRAGTRTSARPRLLVGLPGNPLAALAGLLTLAAPVIRRLAGHADPAPPALLPAATAFPGHPYDTRLSPARMLDGRLEPLPHDGPAMLRGAALADGLAVVPPGGAAAGRRSRCCRCRAEGGAAAAGPRVLPLLG; translated from the coding sequence GTGCCCAACACCGCGCAAGCGTCGGCGACTTCGGCCAGAGCCCCGGGCCGGACCCCGCTCCGCCCGTCGGCGGCCCGGGAGGAGGTCCGGCGGCTCTCCTGGGGACTCGCCCACCACACCGCGCGGGAGGCGGCGGCCGCCGCCCCGCTGCCCGCCGTGCTCCGCCCGCTCGCGGACGCGGTCGGCCACGCCCTCGCCGAGCCCCTGACCGCGCTGACCGACCTGCCCGCCTTCGACACCGCGGCGATGGACGGCTGGGCCGTCGCCGGCGCCGGGCCTTGGCGGATCCGTCCGGGGCTGCTGCCGGCCGGCGAACTCGGCGCGCCCCTGCCGGGCGGAACCGCCCACCGGATCGCCACCGGCGCCCCCGTACCGGCCGGCACCACGGCCGTGCTCCGGGTCGAGCACGGCTTCGAGGCCGAGGCCGACGGACTGCTGCGCTCGCGCGAACCGCTGGCCCCCGGCAAGGACATCCGCCCGCGCGGCCAGGAGTGCCGCACCGGGGCCCCGTTGCTGCCGGCCGGAGCGCCCCTCGCCCCCGCCGCCCTCGGGCTGGCCGCCGCGGCCGGACACGACCGGCTGCGGGTCCACCGCCGGCCGGCGGTACGGCTGCTGGTCACCGGGGACGAACTGGTGGAGTCCGGCATCCCGCAGGCCGGCCGGGTGCGGGACGCCCTCAGCCCCGCCCTGCTGCCCGCCCTCCGCGCGCTCGGCGCCCGGGTGCTCGGGGGCGGGGCCCGCCTGCTGGAGGACAGCCCGGCACCGCTGCGGGCGGAGCTGCTCGCCGCCGAGCCCGACCTCTTCCTCACCACCGGCAGCACCTCGGCCGGCCAGGCGGACCTGCTGCACGGGGTCCTGGCCGAGCTCGGCGCCCGGCTGCTGGTGGACGGCGTCGCCGTCCGGCCGGGGCACCCGATGCTGCTGGCGGAGCTGCCGCCGCGGGCGGGCACCCGCACCTCCGCCCGGCCGCGGCTGCTGGTCGGCCTCCCTGGCAACCCTCTCGCCGCCCTCGCCGGCCTCCTCACCCTGGCCGCACCGGTGATTCGCCGCCTTGCCGGGCACGCCGATCCGGCGCCGCCCGCGCTGCTGCCCGCCGCGACCGCGTTCCCCGGGCACCCGTACGACACCCGGCTGAGCCCGGCGCGGATGCTGGACGGCCGGCTCGAGCCCCTTCCCCACGACGGCCCGGCGATGCTGCGCGGTGCGGCGCTGGCCGACGGCCTGGCCGTGGTGCCGCCCGGGGGCGCGGCGGCGGGGCGGCGCTCGCGGTGCTGCCGCTGCCGCGCTGAGGGCGGCGCGGCCGCTGCTGGGCCGAGGGTGCTGCCGCTGCTGGGCTGA
- the frc gene encoding formyl-CoA transferase, producing the protein MASHGSALSGVRVIDMTHVQSGPSATQMLAWLGADVVKVEVPGRGDITRSQLRDVPDADSLYFTMLNCNKRSITLNMKSEQGKELFRQLVSGADVLVENFGPGVVDRFGFSWQTLQELNPRLVYASIKGFGPGKYAHFKAYEVIAQAMGGSMATTGFEEGPPTATGAQIGDSGTGVHLVAGILAALYQRGSTGRGQRVEVAMQEAVLNLCRVKLRDQQRLAHGPLGEYPNAHFGDEVPRSGNASGGGQPGWAVRCAPGGPNDYIYVIVQPPGWAPLARLIGRPELVEDPAWSTPEARLPKLDKMFAMVEEWTEHHSKREVMEALNAHDIPCGPIMSTRELIEDETLAELGAVVEVDHPERGSFKTVASPLRLSDTAVPVQRPPLLGEHNDEVYAELGYSEEQLAELRAAGAI; encoded by the coding sequence ATGGCATCGCACGGAAGCGCGCTGTCCGGGGTCCGCGTCATCGACATGACACATGTCCAGTCCGGGCCCAGCGCGACGCAGATGCTCGCCTGGCTCGGCGCGGACGTGGTGAAGGTGGAGGTCCCCGGCCGCGGCGACATCACCCGGAGCCAGCTGCGGGACGTCCCGGACGCCGACAGCCTGTACTTCACGATGCTGAACTGCAACAAGCGCAGCATCACCCTGAACATGAAGTCGGAGCAGGGCAAGGAGCTCTTCCGGCAGCTGGTCTCCGGGGCCGACGTGCTGGTGGAGAACTTCGGGCCCGGTGTGGTCGACCGCTTCGGCTTCAGCTGGCAGACGCTGCAGGAGCTCAACCCGCGGCTGGTGTACGCGTCCATCAAGGGCTTCGGCCCGGGGAAGTACGCCCACTTCAAGGCGTACGAGGTGATCGCCCAGGCGATGGGCGGCTCGATGGCCACCACCGGCTTCGAGGAGGGCCCGCCGACCGCGACCGGCGCCCAGATCGGCGACTCCGGTACCGGCGTCCACCTGGTGGCCGGCATCCTCGCCGCGCTCTACCAGCGGGGCTCCACCGGACGCGGGCAGCGGGTCGAAGTGGCCATGCAGGAGGCGGTGCTGAACCTCTGCCGGGTCAAGCTCCGCGACCAGCAGCGGCTCGCCCACGGCCCCCTCGGCGAGTACCCGAACGCCCACTTCGGCGACGAGGTGCCGCGCTCCGGCAACGCCTCCGGCGGCGGCCAGCCCGGCTGGGCGGTGCGCTGCGCCCCCGGTGGCCCCAACGACTACATCTACGTGATCGTCCAGCCGCCCGGCTGGGCCCCGCTGGCCCGCCTGATCGGCCGTCCGGAGCTGGTCGAGGACCCGGCCTGGTCCACGCCGGAGGCGCGGCTGCCCAAGCTGGACAAGATGTTCGCGATGGTCGAGGAGTGGACCGAGCACCACTCCAAGCGCGAGGTGATGGAGGCGCTCAACGCCCACGACATCCCCTGCGGCCCGATCATGTCCACCCGCGAGCTGATCGAGGACGAGACCCTCGCCGAACTCGGGGCCGTGGTCGAGGTCGACCACCCCGAACGCGGGAGCTTCAAGACGGTGGCCAGCCCGCTGCGGCTGTCCGACACCGCCGTCCCGGTCCAACGGCCGCCGCTCCTCGGCGAGCACAACGACGAGGTCTACGCCGAACTCGGCTACAGCGAGGAGCAGTTGGCCGAGCTGCGAGCGGCCGGAGCCATCTGA
- a CDS encoding acyl-CoA dehydrogenase family protein, with protein MSQRIDSDRSPASPRPPASLSAPVAAPVAPPVAAPLAAPAAPDGRGSDRSFRSALARVLDTVVAPCAERAARHDAFPRSSVDALGRAGLLGLTASAELGGGGQGVAEAAEVVAEVARACPATAAVLRSHYAAAAVIEAHGTRWLRGELAAGRHLSTLALSDQTDGAEPAPTATRYGNVVALRGCKRPVVAAGEADSYVWSSRALDGAEGLTLWLVPAFAPGLFVPFRPDGDAPRGSATSTVRADPARIPAAAQLGGNGLALETVLDTVTPWLAAHEAAAEAAAEAEAAAVPSRA; from the coding sequence ATGTCGCAGCGCATCGATTCCGACCGTTCCCCCGCCTCCCCCCGTCCACCCGCCTCTCTCTCCGCGCCCGTCGCCGCACCCGTCGCCCCACCGGTCGCCGCACCCCTCGCCGCACCCGCAGCTCCGGACGGCCGCGGCTCCGACCGCTCGTTCCGGTCCGCGCTCGCCCGGGTGCTGGACACCGTGGTCGCGCCCTGCGCCGAGCGCGCCGCCAGGCACGACGCCTTCCCGCGGTCCTCGGTGGACGCGCTGGGCCGGGCGGGGCTGCTCGGCCTCACCGCCTCGGCCGAACTCGGCGGCGGGGGACAGGGGGTGGCGGAGGCCGCCGAGGTGGTCGCCGAGGTGGCCCGCGCCTGCCCGGCGACCGCCGCGGTGCTCCGCTCCCACTACGCGGCTGCCGCCGTCATCGAGGCACACGGCACCCGCTGGCTGCGCGGTGAGCTGGCGGCCGGGCGGCACCTCTCCACCCTCGCCCTCTCCGACCAGACCGACGGCGCCGAGCCGGCGCCCACCGCCACCCGGTACGGCAACGTGGTGGCGCTGCGGGGCTGCAAGCGGCCGGTGGTCGCGGCCGGCGAGGCCGACAGCTACGTCTGGTCCTCGCGGGCGCTGGACGGGGCCGAGGGGCTGACGCTGTGGCTGGTGCCGGCCTTCGCCCCGGGCCTCTTCGTCCCCTTCCGCCCGGACGGCGACGCCCCGCGCGGCAGCGCCACCTCCACCGTCCGCGCCGACCCGGCCCGCATCCCGGCCGCCGCCCAACTCGGAGGCAACGGCCTGGCGCTGGAGACCGTCCTGGACACGGTCACGCCCTGGCTCGCCGCCCACGAAGCGGCGGCGGAGGCGGCGGCGGAGGCCGAGGCGGCGGCGGTGCCCTCCCGAGCCTGA